The nucleotide window ggtattcGTCAAGGTGTCAAGGTgcgaagcggttacgtaacccatccatatTCGCCTCGCCTTAGGTTGCTCttgcctctcttttccgaagagtgccgaccatgcatccttcggtaattttcggatattcgccaattgttaagcgaaagtatgttcggcaaagtttgtgttgttgttgttgtgtggtgctgagcggaattggcgtgcttgCAAAAACAGGAgcgttttgagcttcaggaaagtgagttttaccgttttaaaaattcctctcatatttttatgaatatgtaatgagtgtgtttgaaccaaatttgaaagtcttttatcgatactgtctggttttactcaatggtttacggtcagtcataccgtcttttacacgttcgtcaaggaaggacatgtttatgaaactgctgccgtgttatgttttgattggcgtgcaGCAGGTTTCtaccctgagagctcacaaagtaactatggttgctacgtgACTGTCAGcatgatgccatctcgtcgtatttttcgcataatctcgtgcaattatcaaccacaaacacgtatttgtctcaaaatttgaacttatcaTTCATTCTTTCAGTTTTTCCTCATGCATGCATCTCCAAAGGATGTGTGCTGGAGTTTGCTAAAAAGAAcgtaataaataaaaacaatatatagAGGATGTAAATGACGTTGTTTTTCAATAAGGCAATGGCAGCTTCAATATTTGTTTATCATAGAAATCATAGACCAAGTATCAGTAAAAGAATAGTCGCAAGCAGAAAATTCTGTAGAGAATGCGGCTGTTTTCGCACTTTGTCTTCTCCCAGGTCCCAATTATTACATTCAGAAACTCGCTCACGCTGGCTACACGATATGGCTGGTGTATCCTAGCTCAGTGAGCTACCTCGTACTGAGCCAGGCCACCCCAAACTAGTGCGTAGCGAGACAGAGGCTCTGACACTGTCTACACTGATTGCAAAACTTGCATAACGGCCTCTCATAATTTACCTTTCAAAAGAGTAATATATAATTCCCCACATTTGCATAATGATAATTGTCGCACAGGGCAACAACTCTCCCAGCAAAGGATGCACTGAGAAAGCACCACTGTCTCTGCAAGGGAGTGTAGTTTAAAGTTTTGCTCTTCTTCGTACCTAGACACGAAATTGTCGTGCCAGCGTCAAATccgaaaatatgcaaaataatccATCGCAGTATCATAGGAGAAAATCTCCACGACGCAttggcccttccgccgtacgacctcagGCACATACAATATCACTTAAAAGCGCTGGAAAGGGATAAATAAAATACTAGTCTAATAACAATAGTGGACAATTTCAATTTACTAAAATCAATGATATGCAAGCTTAAATCCAAGTTTTTCAAACTTGACATGTGGATGGAAGATTAAAACTTAATTATATGCAGTAACTATCATATGCTTTCTCTTTACATAATAGTTCAAATCTGCCGGGATGAATGTCTTTCACATCGACGTTGAAGAGAGGAACAACAGTGTAAAATCAATTACACCGTCAAATCTGAAACATTTGGAAGAAATAGTGAACACATCAGTAGTAGAGGCGACAGTCCCGTTGAGTTTGTCTCGTTCAGAGACCAGAAAAATCGACTTGGTGTTGCATAAACACATGGAAAAGTCCGCAATCTTCGAACAAAGGTATGTTGACAAGGATATCGACCTCGGCGGAAAAGTGAACGTCTCCTACGGAGAACAATTAAATTTTGAGACACATACAGTGATTGGAGCATCTACAAAACAAGGAAGTCAGTTTGGATTCTTGGAGCCGCACGATCACCTTGTAGTGCCAAATATCGCACATTTTATCTGGTTTTCTTGCCAcccgttcaaatttgaaaaccttGTCAGCATGTTGAGTGTTCACAGGATCATGAAagctgacaaaatatttttccataCAGACTGCGAACCCACTGGTGAATGGTGGGATGAAGCAGTAGAACTCGTACAGACATTGCAAGTTGTACGGAGGCCGCCACCTACGGTAGTGTTCGGCAGAAAGCTAAACCCAAAATGGCCGGAACACGCAGCCGATGTAGCGAGACTACAAATTTTGATAGAGCATGGCGGGAtttattttgacactgacattttCGTTTTAGCTCCATTGGAACCACTCCGTTACTATGACTACGTTGTTGGTCGACCCGACGAGAACATCTTGAACAATGGTATTATACTGGCGAACAATTCATCTAAATTTCTCAAACTATACTACGAAAGCTACAAATCGTATAACAGTAACTGTTGGGGCTGTACGTCCGTACAAGGTCACCACAAGGTGGCAGTAAAACACTTGGATCTGTTACACATAGAACCTGATAGCATGGTTCGGCCACCGTATACAGCATGGCGGAAGTTATTCCTTGAGAAATACGACTGGATATCGGAACACTTCACCATTCATGTCTGGTTTCGGGAATTTTACAATAACGGTTCTAAGGGTTTTGAGTTCACACGAGAAAACATAAAAGGCCTGAACACTACAGTGGGCGAAATGTGTCGCTACATTTATTATGGTTCCCCTGATCTCATTCCCTTAGCCACTCACAACACATCCAGGTAGCACTTTTACATCGTCGACAAGCCGATCAGAGTGACGATAATTCTTACATCGCCACCACTTACTTCGAGTATAGTCGGTTGCTATGGGAGGATTTACAGACAccctaatttttttccaaaggtATATCAATAATAATTTCACATCTCCCATTTTCAATTAGTATCCCATCTTTAAGCGGTGTTTTTCCTTGTGTTTTCATTCGAAAACATCAACAAATATTTGTCTCATTTCATCTTGATACGACATGCCGTAAATATCATGTCATTGGCATCAAGCTTGTAAATATCATTTAGGTTTTAAAGTTTCACAATAACTTTCTGAGGGCCACTTTCATACCAACTTGGATTTTAATATatatgaattttttggttaaaaCAAGTATAACAAAATACTACTAAGTTGTTAATGTAACACAAGTTGATTTGCAAAGTAAGTCGAGGCTATTTTCAAACAGACTAAGATCGGCCTGTATATCGCATACCTAAATATGACATCTAAACAGGTCCAATTATCAGTACCATTTCGGTAAAGAAATACTTTATCATGTCCAAGAAACAAATGGAAAACGACAATAAGGCTTCTTTTGAGGCACTGCTTAGTGATGCTACCAGTT belongs to Ptychodera flava strain L36383 chromosome 17, AS_Pfla_20210202, whole genome shotgun sequence and includes:
- the LOC139115671 gene encoding uncharacterized protein, which gives rise to MLVGPRARAWLCGISLVLVLVLFLTYRMLDRRDFRVPKFKSAGMNVFHIDVEERNNSVKSITPSNLKHLEEIVNTSVVEATVPLSLSRSETRKIDLVLHKHMEKSAIFEQRYVDKDIDLGGKVNVSYGEQLNFETHTVIGASTKQGSQFGFLEPHDHLVVPNIAHFIWFSCHPFKFENLVSMLSVHRIMKADKIFFHTDCEPTGEWWDEAVELVQTLQVVRRPPPTVVFGRKLNPKWPEHAADVARLQILIEHGGIYFDTDIFVLAPLEPLRYYDYVVGRPDENILNNGIILANNSSKFLKLYYESYKSYNSNCWGCTSVQGHHKVAVKHLDLLHIEPDSMVRPPYTAWRKLFLEKYDWISEHFTIHVWFREFYNNGSKGFEFTRENIKGLNTTVGEMCRYIYYGSPDLIPLATHNTSR